Part of the Methanobrevibacter arboriphilus JCM 13429 = DSM 1125 genome is shown below.
TTCATTAATATATTCATTCTAGATATTACCATATATTAGATAAATATATGGAATATTTTCTTAAATAAAAGATATTTTCCTTATTGAAATAAATAAAAAAAGATTTAAAATAGTCTAATATGATTTAAACAAGTTTTTATTAAATTTAATAAATAACATATCAATACTAATATTTTAAATTAAAAATAGTTACTATAAAAGAATATATAATAAATATAGAAAGAAAGAATCTGTTTTTTAATTAGAAATATTGTAAAAAAAGTATTTTCTAGAATTTTAGAAAGATTTAAATCAATTCTTATCTAGTAAATTTTATATAAAATATAAATTTAATCAATTATAAGAATCAATTACTAATAAGTAGGTATATATAGAATAAAAAAGAATATAATTAATGTAATTTATTGAACTTAAAAATAGTATTTATGAATTATTTAGATATAATATTACCTAAATCAATTTTATAATTAAATTTTAAGTTGAATAATTAATATATAATATAATCAAAATAAACATATTATTTTTAATGATAAAAATATTATGTTTTGTTAAATTATAAGTTAGGTTAAATACCAAAAGAAAAAAAATAGTACTTCTGAATAAACAGTTGTTACTTAATTAAAAGGCGGTTATTAAATGGAAACAACTCTAATATCAACTATTTACGACGTAGAACCAGTAATGATATGTATAACTAAATTTTCTCCAAAGAAAGTTTTATTACTGACTGAGGATAATGGTTCAGATGTAATGAGAGAAAGTAAAGAAACTTTGGAAAAGGCATTTGGACGATTCATAGATATTAAATCACAAGAAACTGACTCTAATGATTCAGTTAAAATTGCATCTGGTGTTGCCGATGCAATCGAAAAAGAAAAAAAATCTGGAAACAAAATTGTTGTTAATATAAGTGGTGGAGAAAGACCACAAGCTTTAGGAACACTTTTTGGAGCATATTCAAAACATCAATTTGTTGATAGGATTGTATATGTAGACAATTCTACAAAAGAAGTAATGGATCTTCCAATACTTAAATACGGAATTTCTTCAACTAAAAAAGAAATATTAAAATGTTTAATAAATGGTTCTAATTCTGTCAAAGAACTTTCTGATAAAATTGAAATCAGTAGGGGAATGACTTATAATCATATACGTGAATTGAGGGATATGGGCCTTATAGATAAAGAAATATTAGAAATTACTACTGCTGGAAGATTAGCTATTATTTAATATTTCACAAATCTTTTTTAAAGCTAGGATTTACAGATTTTTATTATTTAAAAACTAATAAATCACTAGTTATATCTTTTATTTTTAAAATTCAAACAAGAAATTTTTATACTATATTTTTTATACTATACTTTTATACTATAATTTTATACTAATTTTTTTTATATTATAATTTTTA
Proteins encoded:
- the csa3 gene encoding CRISPR-associated CARF protein Csa3 produces the protein METTLISTIYDVEPVMICITKFSPKKVLLLTEDNGSDVMRESKETLEKAFGRFIDIKSQETDSNDSVKIASGVADAIEKEKKSGNKIVVNISGGERPQALGTLFGAYSKHQFVDRIVYVDNSTKEVMDLPILKYGISSTKKEILKCLINGSNSVKELSDKIEISRGMTYNHIRELRDMGLIDKEILEITTAGRLAII